CAATTTGAAGTGGGGCTTCTCCCCTTTTGAGTGAAAGCAGCTGTGACTGAGTTAGTGGGAAAATGTGGAAACAAATGACAAATCATTATATTATTTGATGGAAAAGTTTAAGTTGCTGTGGGTTAAAAAGTGAAATGAGCTATGTGAGTTATGTCCTGGGTTTTCCTAATAAAATGCTAATGGTGTggagttttttgtttcatgATTTactgaataaaatatatatttcttataattaAAACTAAGGATTTGCGTAACCCGAAAAGAGCTGATAACATTTTAGTGActcaaaaatatttgtatatacattctttaaattataaaaaatattagcATAATGACTCAATTGCGTACAAACTCATTTCTACTGAGCGTAAGTATATGAATTCTAAAGCCATATCAAACGTAATAAAGCCATCCAAACCACAATAAACAAAACCTAGCTGATATCGAGCACTGTGCACTTGTTTTTCATGGGGGTTTGGAAATCCAAGGTTGTGTATTGGATTACTCCATGTGCTGAACATATGCTTGCCGGCGACGATAGCTGGCCATATGTAAGCGTTATCTATCCGACTGCCGGCGGCATGGAAAACCACAAAAGTAATGGCTTAATTCACATAGTATATAGTAATAGCAAGTACTTCGAAGCAGTTCATCGCATTTCAATGATCTTGGCCCACAAACCCGATAACTACGTATATTTAGCACCCACACGTTGTTGCttgttaatataaaaatataatatagtaatttcacatttattgttgttttttcccaTTCTTCAGGTGAGTGCGTAAGCATTATCATCGTGATTATCATCTGCTGCACTGAAATGGgacttttttttctgttattgttattatttgcGGCCCTTTGTTGACCCTGTTGTTGTGGTGCTTGTTTATTACGCACACACAATAGGCGCCTTTTATGCCGTATCTAGTCTAGGCCAATATTTAACAAAAGCGTCACTAGCAAGTGACAAGCTGATAAATCAGATAGAAAAGCCTATTACCACCGGCAGATAGTCGCACAATGATTGCTCtgaatgaaaaaaatatgCCATTGTAGATGATTTTTGGAGTTCAGCTTATTTTAGAACCATAATCTAGAATAACTACCTATTTATAACGACATGAAATGTTTAAAAcgaataaaaatttataaacagaAACCCCATTAAACATGGCTTGTAAATTGAAACGCATTTAACGATTTCTTTTAAAGCCAATGTCCAATTCGCAACTCAACTTAAAGAAACAAGAAATGCCGGaggcgaaaaaataaaagaaaagctttGATTTTTCCTCTTTGCAGTTTTCTTTCTATTTATAGCAACTAGCAACCGACTTGCAGGATTAAGTGccacaaaaaaaccaaacagaacatgaagtttttgccatttttacCAGCTTTTTGGCGCTTTTGGCGCCTGGCCAACTATTTTCGTTTGGCAAAAGGGGCAGCGGGGGGGCGGAATCACCTACTCCACAACCAGTTTGTTTGCCTTGACAACCAGTTGTGGCAACCCAAAAGCCACccactcatttttttttgggggctaACAAAAAAGGAAGGCGCGCAGAGAAGCGCAATAAAAGAttgcaatgaaaatgaaatgcataaaTGCAGCACGCAAATTAAGCGCATTTTAAATACCTCTGGTTGGGTTtagaaatgaaaaaagaaataaatgcgGAACGGGAATCGGTGCACCAAAGGGTTAAATGCCCCACGAGGTCGTCTTTGTTGCTTTCGAACCCATTTAAGTGGGTCAACACAAAGGAAATGAGCTCATTGGTATACATTTTCCAGTTCATTTGCGTTGATTAAAGCTTTTCGGCCTGACATTTGTTTGTCTGCCGCCCCTCATTTTCCACCCCTTTCCccgctttttcttttttcccctttgtccgtcttttttctttctgtttttttttgcgtcTGAAACCCAATTAATAATTTGCACACACCAATGTGAGTTAGAATTTGTCGCCAAAAGGTCAGGTGCAcacagaaaaataattaagtgctttatgaattttttgaatcgatttaaatttttataaattgcatattaattatgtataaaaaaatttttgacagaaaaaaacttttcaaaagaTTAAGTTAACTTTGATAAAAGAGTAGTTACAAGTACTGCTCATAGacatttgttttctgtgtgaGTAACGAAGAATTGGGTGACTAATTCTTCGCGCAGAGAGGCGGAGAATTATCGGAGAATTATGGGAGTGCGAAGAGCGGCGGCAAAAGTTGGTTAATGACGTCAGTGGAGCGACGATAATGAAAGAAGTCCGTCCACCGGATCGGATCATGTGGGCACGTGCGTGACTCAGGCCACCAAAGAGACCCACTGGGGGATACTACTACTAAGGAGCCACATGGGATCCATCGGGAAATGATCTTTTTCAGGTCTGTTTATCTTATCAGTGGCAGAGTGAATCCCATTACTATTACTATACCAAACCAGAGTTAATTTTATTGATGTTTGtgagcaaatatttatttgataatGGATTCTAAAAGTGTATCAATATAAGAGCGCCTAAAGCGCGAAGTTCTAAAGCCAACAATAGTTGACTTGCTAATTTTAATGCGGCCATAAACCAAACCATGTTCATAATGACAATCATTGGTTTATTAAAGTggtaatacatttatttttattacttttttaaGGGTGTGAGAGCAACAACATTTGCAGAGAGTCAAATTGAACAACGAGATAGCGCTCAGTGGGTCTCTTTTCTCACCCTGCCAAAGGTTAAATACTCAATTTGTTGCTCGTTTATGGTTGCTctttttgttgctcttttttgttgctttcaATTTCCCGGcgattgttgttatttttagcAAGTTGTTGAAATTATCAGTTCTTTTCTTCTCTCCCTCTTCGGGGAAGTCCAGGCATGAACTTTAAAGTGTATTTAAACTAATGCAACTTAAAAATGTTACGTTCTCAACTAACTAATTAATAAGCCAAAtgacaaataaattaataaatgcccTTTAAATATATCActtcaattattattatattattaatgcCCCTTTACAATGtctttatttacatttaaggGCAAATAGGATGATGGAAGTTCTTTAAAAAAACGTGTTGATCATATAGTGACTCGAACTATGGGAATCATTGAACAAATGCGAAATAACCGGTTGCAGGGGTTGCGGTTTAGCCCGTGGCTAATGACGCATATGGCCAGCTGAGACTTTGACTGAGACTTAGACTCACCCGATAGATCTGTATCTCCTCCAGCACCACCTCCGATTCCCGGAGCACACGCTCCACCTCGTCGTAGATGGCCCGCTCCGTTTCCGTGGGCGCGGCGTTCTCGAAGTCCAGGAAGACATCGTAGGATTTGGCGGCGCAACAATTGGAGTCGTCGCGTGACAGCAGGCTCAGcagttttcccattttctttGATTAACTAATACTTGATGTGTTTTTTGGGGATTTCGTAGTATTGGGTTTTCCTGCTATGCTGTTGCGTTATTAATTAGCACTTTTCGGTTATTTTGGGTTATTTTTggatttcttttatttctttggAGCACTGAAAGGGAGTGGGAACGAAGAGAATAAAGATGATATAGCAGCTGTTGCACCTGTTGTCACGAAAAAGGGCctaataaatggaaatggggcAGCTGCAAGAGTTGCTAGGGATAGTTGACAGTGGAGGTTGGTGGCGGGGGGGAGGCTGCATTCAATTCAGGAACTTGTTTCATCTTTTGGAGGACAATGGAAAACAGCAGTTGCAAGGGTGGGAAAAGCGGTGAAAACAAAGGCCTGCGTTTTCAATGTTTTCAGCCCCCTTCGAGGatgaaaaaaataacacagaTGGTTTCGGTTCAAGGAAATTCTTGAATGCTGACTttgaactattttttttaCGATTTGTTAATATTCCGAAGATATGTTTTCAAGTCAGCTTATAGTGACAATTgcatgtttttaaaatatatttaacgtattttaatttaattatatttttaaaagatcttaagaattatatttattttttcaaaatataaaaatgaataattaacAAAGGAAGTCGCCGATTTTCCACCTTGTTTCATCACTAACCAATGTTTACTGTATTTTTTCGACCTCACAAATTGCACTGCGGGGGGTGAAGTGTAAAGCGAAGGAGAGAGGATGATGAAAATAcctctatctctctctctctctttttctctgACTTTCCTTGGCAatgtgcgtttgtgtgtgtttcgcAGGAAATACTGCGAAatcgaaacagaaacagatcGAAATCGGTaaacaaaaaaggagaaggaaaatCGGCAAGGCCAATTTTCACACATCGCGCTAAGTAGGAAAAGGCCATTTTCCTGCTCAAGCAGCACATGTAAACACACATattgcgaaaaaaaaaaagagcaacaaaaaacgggcttgtttttgttaaagAATTGtggccatgtgtgtgtgtgtgtgcggcttTTGTTTATCTGGCTTTTCCTTATCTCGCTCTTTCGCCATCCCTTTTCCGCCTGCTTCGCTATTTTGCGCGCTTATCTtcacttttatattatttatacatttccCCATGCCAAAGGGTTTCGTCTGCATTGGAATTTCTTCctttcttcgtttttcttcAGCACGCTTATCACCTTTTTTCCACTCTGCGAAGcctattatatttttttaaattatttcgtTAATAGCGCAAGGGCGCCTTCAACATTATTGGCAGCTCGCTGGGTATTTATGCGTGTATCAGTTTTTTAAGAACACGAAACACACGATTTCAATTCAATGCAATTCAATTCGACTCAACTCGATGCGATGCGAATGCGATACACACGCCGCCgacaaaaaacacaacaacaaaacagcaGAGTGACCGTTGCGTGGGTAGTCGAATAATACCCGTTCGAAAATATACCAAAACAGCCCTGCACAAAATACTGAAACAACAATTTAGGGATGGGAATAAAAAGGCTTAACAATTctatgaaaaataaaaagaatttatatttttagtatACCAATTTAAGCTTAAACTGTAAATAAACCATAAGGTAACGAGACAACTGAAAAAAGTATATGATATAAAGTTATAAAACCAACTAACTTAAACTTACTAGCTTGCCaacaataaaacatttataataataatgtaatacatgaaaatatatattataataccAACCAACTGAATCTTACTAACTTATCACATATATGCCAATATTGATGTTTTCGGATTTTAAAAAACTCAACACTTACAAtatctttaattttttttatacgGACTCACCATAAAGTAGCGATATATCGCATACCAACCGGCAAGCAGTGCTGCAAAACGCCGCAACTATCGCTGTAAGCCCGTGCACGCCGAAAACAGTGGAGTTTTCttgatttccattttccagAGAGCCCGTGGAAAAATCTAACATAAACTCGACCCACCATGACCGAGGAGACCCCGAAGAATCAGCAGCTGGACGACGTGCAGCGCCAGTTGCTGGAGCACCTGGCCAAGAGTGACACCAGTGGATTCAAGCAGCTGCTGGCGGGAGTGAACAATGTAAACTTCGTGGACGACAGCGGGATGTCGTGTTTGGCCCACGCCAGCTTCAAGGGAAACCGCGAGGCGGTGCAGCTGCTCCTGGACATGGTGGGTATATCTTCCGGGCATCCGCCTTTTGTGCACCTAGCATGGAAGTTTCCCAAGCTAACTAGAGTTTCCAGTTCATGGATCTGAGTCAATAAAGCTTAGCTACTTGGAACCTACATGAGCAATAGAAGCTACTAGTGCTGCTTGTATCTATTGAATCATCACTGGAACCATATTGAACCAGGATAATTAATTCATAGATTCAACTCTGCACTGAACGCATAATAACTGCCTTTTACTTCTTAGGGCGCCGACATAAACCTGAATCAGCATGGAGCCGATTATACGCCACTGCACTTCGCTGCCCTATCTGGTAATACACATGTGTGCCGGCTGCTCTTAGATGCGGGCATCAAGCCAGGTAGCCTCAATAGCGTCAACAGGACCGCCGCCCAGATGGCCGCCTTTGTGGGCAACCATGCGTGTGTGGAGACCATCAACAACTATGTGACCCAGTCGAGCTTGGAGTACTACACCCAAGTGCATGGCCAGCAGACGGAGCCGCAGATACCACCCAGCTTACTCAAATCGTTCCACGCCTTCGTCACCGAAATCAACCTCCATCCCGTGAGGATTGCCCTGAATGTGCAGTCGCTGGGACTACTTAGGATCCTGTCCAGCCTCCGCAAAACGCTGGCCTTGATGTGCGAAAAGGAGATGCAAAAGTCGCATGACCTCAATGAGCTGCTGGCCTTCAAGTTCCATTATCAGGGCTGGATTCTGGCCGAGCTAATACGCTGCGAGGAGCAATTCAAGGCGCAGCACAAGGAGAAGGGTGGCGAGGAGGCGGGTGATGCCAACAAGAACGACTTCATTGAGGTGTTTGTGAAGCGTGTGCTCAAGGAGAACAAGCTGGGCCAGCTGGACTATGTGGAGTACACGTTGCGCGAGTGTGCCAGGGAGTTTCCCGTAAGGGAGTGCACCATTTTCCGGCAAATTGCCACGCAATTTGGCGCCAAGGATGCACCACCAGCACTTACGATCCTGCGAAATGCCATTAATGGGATGAGGGGCTTTGTGGTGGGTCCAATTAACCGATGCTAATGATTCAAATTCTTTTCTAATCTGGAAATCGTAATTTTTAGGACGAGGGCGGCTACTGCAGCACCTGCGGCGCAGAGAAGCCTGACAAGAAGTGCTCCAAGTGCAAGGCGGTGCAGTATTGCGATCGCGAGTGCCAGCGGCTGCATTGGTTCATGCACAAGAAGAGCTGCGCCCGCCTCCTGGCCCAATCCACAACCCAACCGCCATCGCAAGCGAAGGGAACCATCGACACTGCCGAGCTTCGCGAGGAACTGTCTAAACTCACTGCGTAATCCTGTGCTCCTTTGTAAGGCCTATAAATGTAACATAAAACCAGGAACTAAGCATTTTCACGTACTAACTTATGGTTAGTATCAAACTGGTAGTTGACTACACAAATTGAACTAGATAATAGTAATGAGAGGCAATATTGCAGGCCACAGATTCAATTAAAGTcaaaacatacaaaaatgaTTCACAATATAATAAAGGGTAATATTGAAACACAACGAATTATTAATACACAATAGATGGGggttatttaaaataatttttatgttccaatattcttattttttgttttaaaatcgaatatttcaaaagttatgttttaaaaaaaaacggtAATTCGAATGCAAAGCGAACAGCATTCATTTTCGAATGTTGAGTTAACAGCAGTAGCGGCATTCGACTGAGTGCCTGTTATCTACTTCGAAAATTCGAAAACGAACAGCTGATGGGCGTTGAATTTTTCTTGTTTAATCTATTTGTTGCTAGTTGCTCATTAAAACCCGTTTAAAACTGTCCAAAATGGTGCAAGTTTGGTATATGGACACGGAGGAAACCGACCAGCGCCTGGAGCACCACCGCAATCCGCCTGCCTACTTGGAACTTAATGATCTTTACCAGAAGACCGGCGTGGAATACTTTAAGGCAAGTGAATTGAAACTACGACTTTGTAAACCTCAAGTGACCTTGGGGGCGAGCTTATCTTGATTATTCACATTTGCAGATCAATGCGGACGCGTACCAGAGCGATAATACCCTCACCGAACTGAGGGCAAAACGTGGCTATACCTACGATGATGAGGCAAGATCGATGTTTCCCTATATAACCCCATACAGAATCTTAGTAAACTAAGTTTTCTTACAGATCACCTGCTCGGAAAAGTGCCTTCCAGACTATGCCAACAAGTTGAAAGCCTTTTTCACCGAACACCTGCACACGGATGAGGAAATTCGCCTGATATTGGATGGATCTGGTTACTTTGATGTGCGCGAGtaagttttgtttatttacactgCATTTTACAGTctagtttattgtttattaatatattatagcAATGAGGACAATTGGCTGCGCATTAAGGTTGTAAAGGGAGATCTGATCATTATACCCGCGGGCATCTATCACCGCTTTACTCTGGATACCAATGTAAATTATTCACACAATCGTATATCCGTACTActttttaagcttttttttattgtttttccttAGAACTTCATCAGAACTCGTCGCTATTTTGTGGGGGAACCTGTGTGGGCTCCACACAATCGTCCTGCTGATGATATGGACTGTCGCAAGTCGTACATCAAGCATCAGTCGGAAAACTTTGTGCAATTCAACAAGGTTTAAAAACCTTAAATCgcttatatatatgtataattttatacCCGtgtaatatattttgaaataaaaattacgCAATGTTTAACATATTCATTGGTAACATAGCAAAACATATTTGAAGCTAATCAACCTggtttttattgctttaaaatatcaatatttatttctatataaatAAAGCCCGCCAAAAATATGATTTCGAATTGGTTGCTGCACATGCTAAAGGTATTTTCGAACTCGAATTCAAGAGAGTAGAATTTGCGGTATGACCGTGCTAGCGCCAAAGAGAAAAAACAGCGCAAGCACAAAATCCCAAGCGCCAGCGATAGTATCCAGCTAACATCGATTCGCGTACCATCGCTAGggaggaaaacaaaacaaacacttttttactttttcatCTCTCGGATCGTTCGGACGTGCTACGCGGTctcgtctgtgtgtgtgaggtaGTGTGCGTGAGCGGAGCGGCGAAAAAGcacaattgaaattaaatcgAGTTTGTTATCTGCGGATTCGGCGGATACAATACAATATCGTATCGTTATCTATTTACAAACAAATCGACGAGGATTAATAAAATGCCGCACACGAGTGCATGAAGCGGCctatctgtgtgtgcgtgtgtgtcttTGTGTGTGTCACTCTCTTTTTGAAATAGTAAACAAATTGCGTATAAAGTTTACAGCAAAgcaaaagacaaacaaaaatatttaaataaaacaaagtatATTCTGCAGTGCGTGTAAAATATTTCGATAAAGTAGCCGCAAATAACCAGCGGCGTCGACGTCAGCAGAGCGCGTGCTGCAAGTGTGTTGGTTAGgcgtatatacatacataccaaCGTATAAGTGCATATATAAGGTGTACATAAGCAGTGTATTTAATTAAGTGAAATCCATATAGTTTTGTGCATGCGAAATTGGAAAAATCTAGAGGAGttccgcagcagcagcgcagcgGCAGAGGCGCCACCGACTAACGGATTTTCACACGCGGGTAAGTTTcctgttatttttttccccCGTTTTCTTGCCCCAAAACAGTGCTAAAATTTTCATTACGCCAAAGAAGAAAAATtcaatatgtatatgtatgctCCATCTCCAATCGCTCTCTCTCGTTCGCCCCGCTCTCTTTCCTACTCTCTCACTGCCACTATCCAATTTAACCTCAACCGGTCTGCTGCTGCGGCGTCTCGTATGCATGTCGCCCATCTGTGCGcctctttgtgtgtgtgtgtggtcaCACAATCGAGGTCAATGCAATAAGGAAAGTCACAAAATCCCAAAGTTAATTATTTGAActattttataaaacaaacGATAAAGTATGAGATAGCTAAAACATTGGGCATCAATAAATGCCcaatattttaatgtaatATTATTCAATACTTTTTCCAACGCCTTTATGTTTTCGAACACTACAAAAGTCCttcattgaaatatttaacacaaatatctgatttaaattgattaattttaTCAAAGTTTTTATGTTCTGATCTTGCTGCTATGGATTCGACCTCGACTGTGTGCATCTGCATAAGTGCCtttgtatgtgtttgtgtttctgtttgtgtGCGCTTGTCATTCGGCTCGTTAAAAATGCTCTGCCGACGTCGCAGTTGGCGTTGGCGGCTTCTTCTTTAACTCTCGCGCATTATTTCGCAAAGCTCCAAAgcctgcttcttcttctttttctccTCCTtcctcttgttgttgttgtggttgctgctgcctgCCTTTCTTTCTTCTATATTGACAATTTTTACAGCTTTTATCTGTTGTTGCTGGGACGCCATGCTTAGGAGCTTGTTTCAGCTGCTACTTTTTTTCCTGTGTCGCTTGACTGGGTTGCCgcggtttttctttttattttcggaaGGGGTTGTCGCCGCTGTTCGTTTTTTCTTTCCGTTCCCGTTATCTATACACACATTTCTCGCTTATGAATGAGATTTGTTGGCGGTATTTTACAATGCTAACCGTGTTAATGAACTTTTTCCCATTCGTTTTGTATTATATTCTGTTTAATAtggtatatatttatatttgataaTTACCCGCAACGCACCTTTTGCGCTTTGCAACACTTGTTAATTTCTCGAAAATTaccccccacacacacattctcATGCAGAAATGCACTTGTTTCGCAAACTCTCTTTCGGTTCTCTCATTTTTGGGGGTCCTGCCTCGCCCCCTCCTCTCTCTTTCTATCCCATCCCCCATCGCACGCATTTTTCGGCAATGTTGCATGCTCCAAA
This portion of the Drosophila santomea strain STO CAGO 1482 chromosome 3L, Prin_Dsan_1.1, whole genome shotgun sequence genome encodes:
- the LOC120449465 gene encoding ankyrin repeat and MYND domain-containing protein 2; protein product: MTEETPKNQQLDDVQRQLLEHLAKSDTSGFKQLLAGVNNVNFVDDSGMSCLAHASFKGNREAVQLLLDMGADINLNQHGADYTPLHFAALSGNTHVCRLLLDAGIKPGSLNSVNRTAAQMAAFVGNHACVETINNYVTQSSLEYYTQVHGQQTEPQIPPSLLKSFHAFVTEINLHPVRIALNVQSLGLLRILSSLRKTLALMCEKEMQKSHDLNELLAFKFHYQGWILAELIRCEEQFKAQHKEKGGEEAGDANKNDFIEVFVKRVLKENKLGQLDYVEYTLRECAREFPVRECTIFRQIATQFGAKDAPPALTILRNAINGMRGFVDEGGYCSTCGAEKPDKKCSKCKAVQYCDRECQRLHWFMHKKSCARLLAQSTTQPPSQAKGTIDTAELREELSKLTA
- the LOC120448341 gene encoding 1,2-dihydroxy-3-keto-5-methylthiopentene dioxygenase, with the protein product MVQVWYMDTEETDQRLEHHRNPPAYLELNDLYQKTGVEYFKINADAYQSDNTLTELRAKRGYTYDDEITCSEKCLPDYANKLKAFFTEHLHTDEEIRLILDGSGYFDVRDNEDNWLRIKVVKGDLIIIPAGIYHRFTLDTNNFIRTRRYFVGEPVWAPHNRPADDMDCRKSYIKHQSENFVQFNKV